Proteins from one Physeter macrocephalus isolate SW-GA chromosome 16, ASM283717v5, whole genome shotgun sequence genomic window:
- the LOC102996670 gene encoding interstitial collagenase: MRSLATRRKIEAGNKYWVAEVGEILSRYPRDIYSSFGFPGRVRNIDTAIHEEETAKMYFFVPSEYWRYDENTQSMDAGYPKEIIHDFSGIGKKVDALFQDRGFFYFFHGKGQYKSDPKTKQILAS, from the exons ATGAGGTCCTTAGCCACTCGGAGGAAGATTGAAGCAG GCAATAAATACTGGGTTGCTGAGGTGGGTGAGATACTGTCCAGATACCCCAGGGATATCTACAGCTCCTTTGGCTTCCCTGGAAGGGTAAGGAACATCGACACTGCCATTCATGAGGAGGAAACTGCAAAGATGTACTTCTTTGTCCCCAGTGAGTATTGGAG GTATGATGAAAACACACAGTCCATGGATGCAGGTTATCCCAAAGAGATAATTCATGACTTCTCTGGAATTGGCAAAAAAGTTGATGCTCTTTTCCAAGATAGAG gatttttctatttctttcatggaaAAGGGCAGTACAAATCTGATCCTAAAACTAAGCAAATTTTGGCCTCCTGA